One segment of Herbaspirillum hiltneri N3 DNA contains the following:
- the treS gene encoding maltose alpha-D-glucosyltransferase, whose product MEIPTDSTMLRSREPPADSKGAKGAKSARKNAKGGHQDKASRARARAGKDGMPFTDDPLWYKDAVIYQIHVKSYFDANDDGIGDFAGLIRKLDYIAGLGVNTIWLQPFYPSPRRDDGYDISEYKNVHPDYGNMSDVRRFIAAAHEHGLRVITELVINHTSDQHPWFQRARHARAGSVARNFYVWSDDDKSYAGTRIIFLDSEKSNWTWDPVAKAYFWHRFYSHQPDLNFDNPQVLKAVFNVMSFWLDLGIDGLRLDAVPYLIEREGTTNENLPETHAILKRIRAEMDRKYPDRMLLAEANMWPEDVQQYFGDNDECHMAFHFPLMPRMYMALASQDRFPITDILRQTPEIPADCQWAIFLRNHDELTLEMVTDAERDYLWNFYAPDRRARLNLGIRRRLAPLVERDARRIQLLNSFLLSMPGTPVIYYGDEIGMGDNIHLGDRDGVRTPMQWTLDRNGGFSRADPARLVLPPLMDPQYGYQTINVEAQNDDRHSMLNWMRRLLSVRKQHQAFGRGTLKLIYPSNRKILAYLREYSDPTHDGATETILCVANLSQSAQAVELELSAFADRIPIEMMGGTAFPPIGKLNYLLTLPPFGFYWFLLANEATMPSWYAASPEPLPEYVTLVLRHGVEEIMEEPARGTLEREVLPHYLLKRRWYAAKQKQLGRVDMVTATELPMSKNVPGNLPILMSEVVAHYDGEEEQRYLLPLGFIREEDTISALPHQLALSRVRRNRHVGFLTDAFALDSFIMTVLELLAEDADVPAGDGHMRFVPTAAFDKAILHAPLQLRRVAQEQSNSSVVINDAVVMKVLRMVKPGVHPEIEMGRYLTSHGFPNVPATLGEVTRHGADGTPYALIVLQRYVDNQGDAWRWTMDRLERAILDDPLPDPSHGEPARSGNASLAELAAFARLLGQRLGEMHTLLGKPGDDPAFSPEIVHTAICQRWAKSASDQLNAACEILRKKNDWVDVEQARQVARLLAQREALHKRIEQLALAGNGSMSMRLHGDLHLGQVLIAFKDVFIIDFEGEPARTLEERRAKGSPLRDVAGLMRSFEYAAAFGYNMGPGDLDEAARAGKEQVFKRFAPECQAAFLEGYRVGNPALAHSLPPAAQNDLLDLFSLEKAAYEICYEAANRPAWLHVPLNGIHAIAARVLGAK is encoded by the coding sequence ATGGAAATCCCGACAGACAGCACGATGTTGCGCAGCCGTGAACCGCCTGCCGACAGCAAGGGCGCAAAGGGTGCAAAGAGCGCCAGGAAGAACGCCAAAGGCGGCCATCAGGACAAGGCCAGCCGGGCCAGGGCGCGCGCCGGCAAAGACGGCATGCCGTTCACTGACGATCCGCTGTGGTACAAGGACGCCGTCATTTACCAGATCCACGTCAAATCGTATTTTGACGCCAACGACGACGGCATCGGCGATTTCGCCGGCCTGATCAGGAAGCTCGATTACATCGCCGGGCTGGGCGTCAACACGATCTGGCTACAGCCGTTCTATCCATCGCCGCGGCGCGATGACGGCTACGACATTTCAGAATATAAAAACGTCCATCCGGATTACGGCAACATGAGCGATGTGCGGCGCTTCATCGCCGCCGCCCATGAGCACGGCCTGCGCGTGATCACCGAGCTGGTGATCAATCACACCTCGGATCAGCATCCCTGGTTCCAGCGTGCGCGCCATGCCCGCGCCGGTTCGGTGGCGCGCAACTTCTACGTCTGGTCCGACGACGACAAGAGCTATGCCGGCACCCGCATCATCTTCCTCGACAGCGAAAAATCCAACTGGACCTGGGACCCGGTCGCCAAAGCCTACTTCTGGCATCGTTTCTATTCGCATCAGCCGGACCTGAATTTCGACAACCCGCAAGTGCTCAAGGCGGTGTTCAATGTCATGTCATTCTGGCTCGACCTGGGTATCGATGGCCTGCGCCTCGACGCCGTGCCGTACCTGATCGAGCGCGAAGGCACCACCAACGAAAACCTGCCCGAGACGCACGCCATCCTCAAACGCATCCGCGCCGAGATGGACCGTAAATATCCCGACCGCATGCTGCTGGCCGAAGCCAACATGTGGCCGGAAGACGTGCAGCAATATTTCGGCGACAACGACGAATGCCATATGGCATTCCATTTCCCGCTGATGCCGCGCATGTACATGGCGCTGGCCAGCCAGGACCGCTTTCCGATCACCGACATCCTGCGCCAGACGCCCGAAATTCCGGCCGATTGCCAATGGGCGATCTTCCTGCGCAACCACGACGAGCTGACGCTGGAAATGGTTACCGACGCCGAGCGCGACTACCTGTGGAATTTCTACGCGCCGGATCGCCGCGCGCGCCTCAACCTCGGCATCCGTCGCCGGCTGGCGCCGCTGGTGGAGCGCGATGCGCGCCGCATCCAACTGCTCAACAGTTTCCTGCTGTCCATGCCCGGTACGCCCGTGATCTATTACGGCGATGAAATCGGCATGGGCGACAACATCCACCTGGGCGACCGCGACGGCGTGCGTACGCCGATGCAGTGGACGCTGGACCGCAACGGCGGCTTCTCGCGCGCCGATCCGGCGCGGCTGGTGTTGCCGCCGCTGATGGATCCGCAATACGGTTACCAGACCATCAATGTCGAGGCCCAGAACGACGACCGGCATTCGATGCTCAACTGGATGCGCCGGCTGCTCAGTGTGCGCAAGCAGCACCAGGCCTTCGGCCGCGGCACGCTCAAGCTGATTTACCCGAGCAACCGCAAGATACTGGCGTACCTGCGTGAATACAGCGACCCCACGCACGACGGCGCCACCGAGACCATCCTGTGCGTGGCCAACCTGTCGCAGTCGGCGCAGGCGGTGGAACTGGAATTGTCGGCCTTCGCCGACCGCATCCCGATCGAGATGATGGGCGGCACCGCTTTCCCTCCGATCGGCAAGCTGAACTACCTGCTGACGCTGCCGCCGTTCGGCTTTTACTGGTTCCTGCTGGCCAACGAAGCAACCATGCCGTCGTGGTACGCCGCCAGCCCCGAACCGCTGCCTGAATACGTCACGCTGGTGCTGCGCCACGGCGTCGAGGAAATCATGGAAGAGCCGGCGCGCGGCACGCTAGAACGCGAAGTGCTGCCGCACTATCTGCTCAAGCGCCGCTGGTACGCGGCCAAGCAGAAGCAGCTCGGGCGTGTCGACATGGTCACCGCCACCGAGCTGCCGATGTCGAAGAACGTGCCCGGCAATCTGCCCATCCTGATGAGCGAAGTCGTCGCGCACTACGACGGCGAAGAGGAGCAACGCTATCTGTTGCCGCTTGGTTTCATCCGCGAGGAAGACACGATCTCGGCGCTGCCGCATCAATTGGCCTTGTCGCGCGTACGGCGCAACCGCCACGTGGGCTTCCTGACCGATGCGTTCGCGCTCGACTCGTTCATCATGACGGTGCTGGAATTGCTGGCGGAAGACGCCGACGTGCCGGCCGGTGACGGCCACATGCGCTTCGTGCCGACCGCCGCCTTCGACAAGGCCATCCTGCATGCGCCGCTGCAATTGCGCCGCGTCGCGCAGGAGCAGTCCAACAGTTCCGTCGTGATCAACGACGCCGTGGTCATGAAGGTGCTGCGCATGGTCAAGCCGGGCGTGCATCCGGAAATCGAAATGGGCCGCTACCTGACCAGCCACGGTTTCCCGAATGTCCCGGCCACGCTGGGCGAGGTCACGCGCCATGGCGCCGACGGCACGCCCTATGCGCTGATCGTGCTGCAGCGATACGTCGACAACCAGGGCGACGCCTGGCGCTGGACCATGGACAGGCTGGAACGTGCAATCCTGGACGATCCCTTGCCCGATCCGTCGCATGGCGAACCTGCCCGCAGCGGCAATGCCAGCCTGGCCGAGCTGGCTGCGTTCGCGCGCCTGCTCGGCCAGCGCCTCGGCGAGATGCACACCTTGCTCGGCAAGCCCGGCGACGATCCCGCGTTCTCGCCCGAGATCGTGCACACCGCGATTTGCCAGCGCTGGGCCAAGTCCGCATCGGACCAGCTCAATGCTGCCTGCGAGATCCTGCGCAAGAAGAACGATTGGGTCGATGTCGAACAGGCGCGCCAGGTGGCGCGCCTGCTGGCCCAGCGCGAAGCGCTGCACAAGCGCATCGAGCAACTGGCCCTGGCGGGTAACGGTTCGATGTCGATGCGGCTGCATGGCGACCTGCATCTGGGCCAGGTGCTGATCGCCTTCAAGGATGTCTTCATCATCGACTTCGAGGGCGAGCCGGCGCGCACGCTGGAAGAGCGTCGCGCCAAGGGTAGCCCGTTGCGTGACGTCGCCGGCCTGATGCGCTCGTTCGAGTACGCCGCCGCCTTCGGCTACAACATGGGGCCGGGCGATCTCGACGAGGCCGCGCGCGCCGGCAAGGAGCAGGTATTCAAACGCTTCGCACCGGAATGCCAGGCGGCTTTCCTGGAAGGCTACCGCGTCGGCAACCCGGCGCTGGCGCACAGCCTTCCGCCGGCGGCGCAGAACGACTTGCTCGACCTGTTCTCGCTGGAGAAGGCGGCTTACGAAATCTGCTATGAAGCCGCCAACCGGCCGGCCTGGCTGCATGTGCCGCTGAACGGCATCCATGCCATTGCGGCGCGGGTGCTGGGCGCGAAGTAG
- a CDS encoding maltotransferase domain-containing protein has product MENHAAEAFSPRIYCIDPTLVGDGGWSDLFARSTGMGFDHVLLCGDGLIAGLFAGEDGNAGNPVAGNSLGSLDRLEELAHLATEHHLRLLLDLAVTSVHGSDQLLHSHPDWFAVADASPMTGDHLPDPRRRDSGSDADRLTPQPRFNAPEVAEALLECWHMRLAMLIDAGVAGFVCHDPAGLPGDFWCRLVERTREQRSCCHFLAWTPGCSHQQLERLADCGFDAVFSSGAWWDFRAPWYFREHEKLAAIAPVLGFPEDPFGPRAARVHGWHDKDTRRLGALRALRFAALSGSGWLMPMGFEFGLTEPLSIARNAAASTRMTTPQQFAQACAESDFNLDADVRAANQAMSAGSFRLRTVSAPEAPVLLLAREVGVHQLIAINPRLGQVAHLDDGDWQQRLDGRILDWPPEREFVLQPGEVTLIELQTPPAIAPDPNRRKKPVAEKVRTGRIAIEQVAPTVDAGRFAAKRTVGQSFTVSADIFMDGHDHLAAAVLVRAADEKQWQRVPLQHVGNDRWQASLSLPRLGRHYFCIEAWSDVYETFRDGLKKKSAAGLNVDLELEEGRLLVANLAEQALENGVDGAVLESSAALLKSLSGKNGNRLALLLSDDTARQVDRLSELAGARAFLVRSAIEYPLETERPAATFSSWYELFPRSQSGDAARHGSFDDVVARLPAIRAMGFDTLYFPPIHPIGKKNRKGKNNSLTPGDDDPGSPYAIGSEEGGHDAIHPELGTLDDFLRLRDAAAAHGLELALDFAIQCAPDHPWLKEHPGWFARRPDGSMRYAENPPKKYQDIVNVDFYAEDAIPDLWIALRDVVLYWVQQGVNVFRVDNPHTKPFPFWEWMIAAVRSRYPQVIFLSEAFTRPKPMYRLAKVGFSQSYTYFTWRHGKQEFIDYLEELTGSPDGDNRPRDYFRPHFFVNTPDINPYFLQSSGRAGFVIRAALAATLSGLWGVYSGFELCEAQAVPGKEEYLDSEKYEVRAWDWQRPGNIIEDITRLNRIRRENPALQTHLGVHFLRSSNDRVLYFVKSTTPAYSPDSNDERLRFGDNVILVAINLDPFNEQHGDIDIPLHGFGLGDDSRVQAEDLLTDRRFSWTGRSQPLSLNPDKNPYGIWRIRAMET; this is encoded by the coding sequence TTGGAAAACCATGCCGCTGAGGCCTTTTCACCGCGTATTTACTGCATCGATCCCACGCTGGTTGGCGACGGAGGATGGAGCGATCTGTTCGCGCGCAGCACCGGCATGGGATTCGATCATGTCCTGCTGTGCGGCGACGGGCTGATTGCCGGCCTGTTTGCCGGGGAAGACGGCAACGCCGGAAACCCCGTCGCCGGAAACAGCCTGGGCAGCCTGGACCGGCTGGAAGAACTCGCGCATCTGGCGACGGAACATCACCTGCGCCTGCTGCTCGATCTTGCCGTTACCAGCGTCCACGGCAGCGACCAGTTGCTGCACAGCCATCCCGACTGGTTTGCCGTCGCCGATGCCTCGCCGATGACCGGCGACCATCTTCCGGATCCACGCCGCCGCGACAGTGGGAGTGATGCCGATCGCCTGACTCCGCAACCGCGCTTCAACGCGCCCGAGGTGGCCGAAGCCTTGCTCGAATGCTGGCACATGCGCCTGGCGATGCTGATTGACGCCGGCGTGGCCGGTTTCGTTTGCCACGATCCGGCCGGTTTGCCCGGCGACTTCTGGTGCCGGCTGGTGGAGCGCACGCGGGAGCAGCGCTCGTGCTGCCACTTCCTGGCATGGACGCCGGGCTGTTCGCATCAACAGCTGGAGCGCCTGGCCGATTGCGGCTTCGACGCCGTCTTTTCTTCGGGCGCGTGGTGGGATTTTCGCGCCCCGTGGTATTTCCGCGAACACGAAAAACTGGCCGCCATCGCGCCCGTACTCGGCTTTCCGGAAGATCCCTTCGGCCCGCGCGCCGCCCGCGTGCATGGCTGGCACGACAAGGACACGCGCCGCCTCGGCGCCCTCCGTGCCTTGCGTTTCGCCGCATTGAGCGGTAGCGGCTGGCTGATGCCCATGGGCTTTGAATTCGGCTTGACCGAACCGTTGAGCATTGCGCGCAACGCCGCCGCATCCACCCGCATGACCACGCCGCAGCAATTCGCGCAAGCCTGCGCCGAATCCGATTTCAACCTCGACGCTGACGTGCGCGCCGCCAATCAGGCCATGTCGGCCGGCAGCTTCCGCCTGCGCACCGTCAGTGCTCCCGAAGCGCCGGTGCTGCTGCTGGCGCGCGAGGTGGGAGTGCATCAGCTGATCGCCATCAATCCTCGCCTCGGCCAGGTAGCGCACCTCGATGACGGCGACTGGCAGCAGCGACTGGACGGCCGCATCCTGGACTGGCCGCCGGAGCGCGAGTTCGTGCTGCAACCGGGTGAAGTCACACTGATCGAATTGCAAACGCCGCCGGCAATCGCCCCCGATCCCAACCGCCGCAAGAAGCCGGTGGCAGAAAAAGTCCGCACCGGCCGCATCGCCATCGAGCAGGTGGCGCCGACCGTCGACGCCGGCCGTTTCGCCGCCAAGCGTACCGTGGGGCAGAGCTTCACCGTCAGCGCCGACATCTTCATGGACGGTCACGACCATCTCGCCGCTGCCGTGCTGGTGCGTGCTGCCGATGAAAAACAATGGCAGCGCGTGCCGCTGCAACACGTTGGCAACGATCGCTGGCAAGCCAGCCTGTCGCTGCCGCGGCTCGGTCGACATTACTTTTGCATCGAAGCCTGGAGCGACGTCTACGAGACGTTCCGCGACGGCCTGAAAAAGAAATCGGCGGCCGGTCTCAACGTCGACCTGGAACTGGAAGAAGGGCGCCTGCTGGTGGCCAATCTGGCGGAACAGGCATTGGAGAACGGCGTCGATGGCGCTGTACTGGAAAGCAGCGCCGCCTTGCTCAAATCGCTGTCCGGAAAGAACGGCAATCGACTGGCCCTGCTGCTGTCCGACGACACCGCGCGGCAGGTCGACCGCCTGTCCGAACTGGCCGGCGCACGCGCTTTCCTGGTGCGCAGCGCGATCGAATATCCGCTCGAGACCGAGCGCCCGGCGGCAACGTTTTCCAGCTGGTACGAACTGTTCCCCCGTTCGCAGAGCGGCGATGCTGCCAGGCACGGCAGCTTCGACGACGTGGTCGCGCGTTTGCCGGCGATCCGCGCAATGGGTTTCGACACGCTGTATTTTCCGCCCATCCATCCGATCGGGAAAAAGAACCGCAAAGGCAAGAACAACAGCCTCACTCCCGGCGACGATGATCCCGGCAGTCCCTACGCCATCGGCAGCGAGGAGGGCGGCCACGACGCCATCCATCCCGAACTCGGCACTCTGGACGATTTCCTGCGCCTGCGCGACGCGGCTGCGGCGCATGGCTTGGAGCTGGCGCTCGATTTCGCGATCCAGTGCGCACCGGACCATCCCTGGCTGAAGGAGCATCCCGGCTGGTTCGCCCGGCGTCCCGACGGCTCGATGCGCTATGCGGAGAATCCTCCCAAGAAATACCAGGACATCGTCAACGTCGATTTCTACGCCGAGGACGCCATCCCCGATCTCTGGATTGCCCTGCGCGACGTCGTGCTGTACTGGGTGCAGCAGGGCGTCAACGTGTTTCGCGTCGACAATCCGCACACCAAGCCGTTTCCGTTCTGGGAATGGATGATCGCCGCCGTGCGCAGCCGTTATCCGCAAGTGATTTTCCTGTCGGAAGCATTTACGCGTCCGAAGCCGATGTATCGCCTGGCCAAAGTCGGCTTCTCGCAGTCCTATACCTATTTCACCTGGCGTCATGGCAAGCAGGAGTTCATCGATTACCTCGAAGAGCTCACCGGATCGCCCGACGGCGACAACCGCCCGCGCGATTATTTCCGGCCGCATTTCTTCGTCAACACGCCGGACATCAATCCCTATTTCCTGCAAAGCTCCGGCCGCGCCGGTTTCGTGATCCGCGCGGCGCTGGCGGCGACGCTGTCGGGCTTGTGGGGCGTCTACAGCGGCTTCGAACTATGCGAAGCGCAGGCCGTGCCGGGCAAGGAAGAATATCTCGACTCCGAGAAATACGAGGTGCGCGCCTGGGACTGGCAGCGTCCCGGCAACATCATCGAGGACATCACGCGCCTCAATCGCATCCGCCGCGAGAACCCGGCTTTGCAGACCCATCTCGGCGTGCATTTCCTGCGCTCATCCAACGACCGGGTGCTGTATTTCGTCAAGTCGACCACGCCGGCTTACAGCCCCGATAGCAACGACGAACGCCTGCGCTTCGGCGACAACGTGATCCTGGTGGCAATCAATCTCGATCCATTCAACGAGCAGCATGGCGACATCGACATTCCCTTGCACGGCTTCGGCCTTGGCGACGACAGTCGCGTGCAGGCCGAGGATCTGCTGACCGACCGGCGTTTCAGCTGGACCGGCCGCAGCCAGCCGCTCAGCCTGAACCCCGATAAAAACCCATACGGCATCTGGCGCATACGCGCCATGGAGACATGA
- the glgA gene encoding glycogen synthase GlgA — protein MQARVLLVSSEAVPLVKTGGLADVITALAVSLRKLNIDASILMPGYGVAIDHARAAAGDAGDSTDSAAASLQPLALPRDLPGGPARLLRGVMPGTDVPVLLLDTERFRRRSANPYIDQSGNEFCDNAVCFADLAHAAVAICAGETAVPAPHVVHANDWHAGLIPFLLKTAGLNHVASMLTIHNLAFQGNYDWTLAGQLGLAHDAQAMSSLEYWGKISFLKAGLQHADCITTVSKTYAEEILTPRFGYGMEGVLNERRAALRAIPNGIDSAVWNPEHDPLLRHSFSVDDMRGKTLSKCDLQDMFGLLPVDPFAPIIGIGSRMSHQKMADVVLQTLPQVLDRRERMQVVVLGCGDRSYEEGFLDLAHRYPGRVGVHIGYDEERAHALHAGCDMLLHPSRFEPFGLTPLYAMRYGTIPIASRVGGLTDTIADVGMHGPAAAGASGVLFDGETARDMEAAIERAFALHQDAGAWRAMQRNAMHTDFDWQTAAAAYVDAYAAIAATEAKPLFARKAPDARVALEQAA, from the coding sequence TTGCAAGCTCGCGTCCTTTTAGTCAGTTCCGAAGCCGTACCGCTCGTCAAGACCGGCGGCCTCGCAGATGTCATTACCGCGCTGGCCGTCAGCCTGCGCAAACTCAACATTGATGCCAGCATCCTCATGCCTGGCTACGGCGTCGCCATCGACCATGCACGTGCCGCGGCCGGCGACGCCGGGGATAGTACCGATAGCGCTGCAGCCTCATTGCAACCGCTGGCCTTGCCGCGCGATCTGCCGGGCGGTCCGGCGCGCCTGTTGCGTGGCGTGATGCCGGGTACCGACGTGCCGGTTCTGCTGCTCGATACCGAGCGGTTCCGCCGGCGCAGCGCCAATCCCTACATCGACCAGAGCGGCAACGAGTTCTGCGACAACGCCGTCTGCTTCGCCGATCTGGCGCACGCCGCCGTGGCGATCTGTGCCGGCGAAACCGCCGTGCCGGCGCCCCACGTGGTGCACGCCAACGACTGGCATGCCGGACTGATTCCGTTCCTGCTCAAGACCGCCGGCCTGAATCATGTCGCCTCCATGCTGACCATCCACAACCTGGCCTTCCAGGGCAACTACGACTGGACGCTGGCCGGACAACTGGGCCTCGCCCACGATGCGCAAGCCATGAGCAGCCTCGAATACTGGGGCAAGATCAGCTTTCTCAAGGCCGGTCTGCAACACGCCGACTGCATCACCACCGTCAGCAAGACCTACGCGGAAGAAATCCTCACGCCGCGTTTCGGCTATGGCATGGAGGGCGTGCTCAACGAACGCCGCGCCGCCTTGCGGGCGATCCCCAACGGCATCGACAGCGCGGTCTGGAATCCTGAACACGATCCGCTGCTGCGCCACTCCTTCAGCGTCGACGACATGCGCGGCAAGACGCTGTCCAAGTGCGACCTGCAAGACATGTTCGGCCTGCTGCCGGTCGACCCGTTCGCACCCATCATCGGCATCGGCAGCCGCATGTCGCATCAGAAGATGGCCGACGTCGTGTTGCAGACATTGCCGCAGGTCCTCGATCGCCGCGAGCGCATGCAAGTGGTGGTGCTCGGCTGCGGTGACCGCAGCTACGAAGAAGGCTTCCTCGATCTGGCGCACCGCTATCCCGGCCGCGTCGGTGTTCATATCGGCTACGACGAGGAGCGCGCGCACGCCTTGCACGCCGGCTGCGACATGCTGCTGCATCCCAGCCGCTTCGAACCGTTCGGCCTGACGCCGCTGTACGCCATGCGTTACGGCACCATCCCGATCGCTTCGCGGGTCGGCGGCCTGACCGACACCATCGCTGACGTCGGCATGCACGGACCGGCTGCGGCCGGCGCCAGCGGCGTGCTGTTTGACGGCGAAACCGCCCGGGACATGGAAGCCGCCATCGAGCGCGCCTTCGCGCTTCACCAGGATGCGGGCGCCTGGCGCGCCATGCAGCGCAACGCCATGCACACCGACTTCGACTGGCAAACGGCTGCGGCCGCCTATGTCGACGCGTACGCCGCGATTGCCGCGACGGAAGCGAAACCGCTGTTTGCACGCAAGGCGCCTGATGCACGGGTCGCTCTGGAGCAAGCGGCATAA
- a CDS encoding dodecin — protein sequence MNTSAAAGNHSYKVVEVVGSSDKGSDEAVRNAIADASDSLHHLAWFEVVSQRGHIEDGKVAHFQVTLKIGFRIGK from the coding sequence ATGAACACGTCCGCCGCCGCAGGAAACCATAGCTACAAAGTCGTCGAAGTCGTCGGCAGTTCGGACAAGGGCAGCGACGAGGCCGTGCGCAACGCCATCGCCGATGCGTCCGACTCCTTGCATCACCTGGCGTGGTTCGAGGTAGTCAGCCAGCGCGGCCATATCGAGGACGGCAAGGTGGCGCATTTCCAGGTCACGCTCAAGATCGGTTTTCGCATCGGAAAGTAG
- a CDS encoding sugar dehydrogenase complex small subunit — MKPTSSPSPAPDKSSATVGKVKLTGGISRRHILIGLAALVAEAGFWSNPLFSNAQTPAAPAAAPPPPSPEAIAFLNFSRRITGHADLKTGTSVRIEAAMRKTYPDFAAQSSRLGALLQDGQEPKALLAAATEAGLRDLALAIVAAWYTGTVGKGKQAVVVSYAEALMYQPVSDGQTVPTYCNYGPLWWTKAPPAIRVSAPVAPSAAPAPATTGTPEPKAKT; from the coding sequence ATGAAGCCTACTTCTTCACCTTCGCCGGCTCCCGACAAATCCTCCGCGACCGTCGGCAAAGTCAAACTGACCGGCGGCATCAGCCGGCGCCATATCCTGATCGGACTTGCGGCGCTGGTGGCCGAAGCCGGCTTCTGGAGCAACCCGCTGTTCAGCAATGCGCAGACGCCCGCCGCTCCCGCTGCAGCACCGCCGCCACCGAGTCCTGAGGCGATCGCCTTCCTGAATTTTTCCAGACGCATCACCGGCCACGCCGACCTGAAGACCGGGACCAGCGTCAGGATCGAAGCAGCGATGCGCAAGACTTATCCCGATTTCGCGGCGCAGTCGTCCCGCCTCGGCGCGCTGCTGCAAGACGGCCAGGAACCGAAGGCCTTGCTGGCTGCCGCCACCGAGGCCGGGCTGCGGGACCTGGCGCTGGCCATCGTCGCCGCGTGGTACACCGGCACCGTCGGCAAAGGCAAGCAAGCCGTGGTGGTGTCGTACGCCGAAGCGCTGATGTACCAGCCGGTGTCGGACGGCCAGACCGTGCCGACCTATTGCAACTACGGCCCGCTGTGGTGGACCAAGGCGCCGCCGGCGATCCGCGTCTCCGCCCCCGTTGCGCCCTCCGCTGCCCCGGCCCCCGCCACTACCGGCACTCCCGAACCCAAAGCAAAAACATGA
- a CDS encoding GMC family oxidoreductase translates to MKQPLFTADGDATADVVIVGSGVVGAMIADQLVTQGYSVLMLEAGLRIERAQAVENWRNMPFENRVGSDYQGLYPQAPNAPAPLYFPKNDYIALSGPDGNGFQQGYLRTVGGTTWHWAASCWRHLPVDLKMKSTYGVGRDWPISYEELEPYYCRAEEEMGVAGPNDPALQSPSERSKPYPMDMVPWGYAEKRFAEVVNPHGYNSVPIPQGRSTRPWQGRPTCCGNNNCQPICPIGAMYNGIHHVQRAEMKGAKVLSEAVVFKVDTDQNNRVTAAYWYDAGKKPHKATAKAFVFACNGIETPRLLLLAANAANPNGLANSSDQVGRNMMDHSGFHCTFLANEPIWTGRGPAQSSCLVGPRDGASRAEYSSNKMILNNITRVGPATQQALKLGLVGPELDDEIRRRAAFGVDLSISLEPLPEAHNRLTLSKTRKDPLGLACPDIYYDVGDYVRKGAEAAHKQLEHIGRLFGAVEFNITTSLNANNHVMGGVIMGANPKDSVVDGNCRAHDHANLWLPGGGAMPSASVVNSTLSMAALGLRAADDIGKMLAKG, encoded by the coding sequence ATGAAACAACCACTATTTACTGCCGATGGCGACGCCACGGCCGATGTCGTCATCGTCGGATCCGGCGTGGTCGGCGCAATGATCGCCGATCAGCTCGTGACCCAGGGCTATTCGGTACTGATGCTGGAAGCCGGCTTGCGCATCGAACGTGCACAAGCGGTCGAGAACTGGCGCAACATGCCGTTCGAAAACCGTGTCGGTTCCGACTATCAGGGCCTCTATCCGCAAGCGCCCAACGCACCGGCGCCGCTGTACTTCCCGAAGAACGACTACATCGCGCTGTCCGGTCCGGACGGCAACGGGTTCCAGCAAGGCTATCTGCGCACGGTCGGCGGCACCACCTGGCATTGGGCGGCGTCGTGCTGGCGCCATCTTCCGGTCGACCTGAAGATGAAGTCGACCTATGGCGTCGGTCGCGACTGGCCGATTTCGTATGAAGAACTGGAGCCGTATTACTGCCGCGCCGAAGAAGAAATGGGCGTGGCCGGACCGAACGACCCGGCCCTGCAATCGCCGAGCGAACGCAGCAAGCCCTATCCGATGGATATGGTGCCGTGGGGTTATGCCGAGAAGCGCTTCGCCGAGGTGGTGAATCCGCACGGCTATAATTCGGTGCCGATTCCGCAGGGACGCAGCACGCGCCCGTGGCAAGGCCGTCCGACCTGCTGCGGCAACAATAATTGCCAGCCGATCTGCCCGATCGGCGCGATGTACAACGGGATCCACCACGTGCAGCGCGCCGAGATGAAAGGCGCGAAGGTGCTGTCAGAGGCGGTGGTGTTCAAGGTCGATACCGACCAGAACAACCGTGTCACGGCGGCGTATTGGTACGATGCCGGCAAGAAGCCGCACAAGGCGACGGCCAAGGCCTTCGTCTTCGCCTGCAACGGCATCGAGACGCCGCGCCTGTTGCTGCTGGCGGCCAATGCGGCGAACCCGAACGGCCTGGCCAACTCGTCGGATCAGGTCGGCCGCAACATGATGGATCACTCCGGTTTCCATTGCACCTTCCTCGCCAACGAACCGATCTGGACCGGCCGCGGTCCGGCGCAGAGCAGTTGCCTGGTAGGCCCGCGCGATGGCGCCTCGCGTGCGGAGTATTCGTCCAACAAGATGATCCTCAACAACATCACGCGTGTCGGCCCGGCCACCCAGCAAGCGCTGAAACTGGGCCTGGTCGGCCCCGAGCTCGACGATGAAATCCGCCGTCGCGCAGCCTTCGGCGTAGACTTGTCGATCAGCCTGGAGCCGCTGCCGGAAGCGCACAATCGCCTGACGCTGAGCAAGACGCGCAAGGATCCGCTGGGCCTGGCTTGCCCCGACATCTATTACGACGTCGGCGACTATGTACGCAAAGGCGCCGAGGCCGCGCACAAGCAACTGGAACACATCGGCCGGCTGTTCGGCGCGGTGGAGTTCAACATCACCACCAGCCTCAATGCCAACAACCACGTCATGGGTGGCGTGATCATGGGCGCCAATCCCAAGGACTCGGTGGTGGATGGCAATTGCCGCGCCCACGATCATGCCAATCTGTGGCTGCCGGGCGGCGGCGCGATGCCGTCCGCCAGCGTGGTCAACAGTACGCTGAGCATGGCGGCGCTGGGACTGCGCGCTGCCGATGATATCGGCAAGATGCTGGCGAAGGGATGA